The region AGCACCTGCAATTCGCATAACATTGTATACAAGGCTCCACTAGAGATAAATTGTCCTCGTAAAAATGCCTATTTGCGTAATAACATGAATAACAAAGCCACACTGAAAGGATAAATTGTCTTCACAAAGAATCTAGTGCATCTCTAGCTTCCCATAAGCTTAATCTTATCATAGTAAGACGCTTAGTCACAGAATAAGGTTCCTAATTGAAACAACACTCTAAGACTTAAGCATGCAAGTAGTGTACATACCATAGCCAACCTTTGCCTCCCTGTTGACACTTTGGACTTTATGTCAGAATGTTATTGGaggatatcttttcttttttattttagaagtttaataaaaagaaagccAGAGAAATGTTATCGTGTAATATatcactgaaaaataaaaaaataaacccatgATAGCAAGTTCCAGGAGCAATATAAGTAAGTGAAATAACAAACCACACCACAGTCTTCAGAAACTTCAAGTTCCTTGAATCCACTACGAGCACCAGTCTCCAAATCAAACATGGGTACTTTTGTTCTTCTACCATTTCTTATGTCACCAATATTCTGAAAAGGAATTATGAGAATAATAATTGTATGGCAAATGCAAATATTTTTCCAGGAACTTGAAAGACAaaccaaatgaaataaatttgacTTCTCTTCAAAGCAATTGTCTGCAATTTCTACCAGCAAAATGCAGAATTTGTCACACTATCTATAAGCCATAATTTGCAGAAGAACAAAGAATATGTATCTTCATCATATTGCTCAAGTGAATATGAAAAGGTACTAAATTCACATATTGTTTGACAAGCTAAGGGAATTTGTGAAATAATTGCATTTCAGAGAAAATCTCCCAAATTTCAAGTGAAAGTTGCATACCAAAGCAGGAAAATTATAAAGCCTGTTGAAGTCTACacattaaaagaagaaagactTAACAAATAAAGAAGGAACAAACAGTTTGTTACATGCATGGAAGGATGTACAAACAAGTATATGCCGAGTTGCTCTAATGAAGGACGTAAAATACTGCAAAGGACCAGCTAAGGCTTGGGCAGTTGGAGaatattcttgaaaataaaaaccccCGAAGAATGTGGAATCTGCCAATGGTCTTCTAAGAAAAAATAGCAGTTACTAAACAATAAGGCATTCCTTAAAAGTACCCTTCTTTTCCCCAAGTCAAACCAtttagaggaaaagaaaaggattgtgGTATAAGAAAACAGAAATACTTACAAACCAAAAGGGAGTtctcataaataataaatgctAACATGATAAGGGAGGTCAGGAAATATGAAATAACAAGGTGAGATCAGGGATACAAATTTATATATCCAAATTATAACAGAATTTGAAGAATTCTCAGTTGTCATGCTTAGATGATGGAGAAGGATGCTGGTGTATAGATAGATCTCTACTAGCCACGCAAAGTATGAAACAAAAGCTTGActaaacaaatttatatttttactcaAATTCTGTGCTCCAACTAACATTTCCAAGCAATCTTACCAGACCAGACAGAACAAATAATAGTATTATTAATCTACAAAAGATCTCCAAAAGATGAATAATATTATGTCATCCTACCTTTGAAAGCAAAGACAAATCAAGAGAGCTAAAGTCATCGTACTTAAAATCCTTCACAAGTTCAGatttaaaatagttttcaaGGGAAACTACTTCACACCCAACAATGTTAGCCATTTTGTGTGCCAAACTTGTTTTTCCAGATCCACTTGGGCCTCCTGCAACAACAATGAGAAAGTacttaaaaaatagcaatacttatgaaaaaaaagtaaattactAAAATCAAACACCATAAAGTTACAAGAAATTAATTCCCCAAATGCAATATTTTTGAGTGCCGGACTTGCAAATTCTGAATTTAGGATATAGGGACATGGTCTAAAAATTTCCAAATTTCAGCTACACTTGTTCTCATCTattctatatataatattcatattttttttcttctgaaataTGACAAATAATCTTAAATTATTTACTATAACTacatattttgttgaatttatgtggACAGCCCAATAAATAACAACACCATATAACCTAGTATATAAACTATTCTCAGTTTCATAGTTATAGTAAATAATTAACATATGAGAGAAAAAGCTTAGAAGGTCCAAAATTAACATTATGAGAGAAAAAGCCCAAAGACAAAACCAATGatccaataagaaaaaaatgtaactaccacaaaaaaaaattgattgtgatTTTTGGAATTTAGATAAAACTTAGAAGAATCCCAAAAACATTGTCAACATATGCTATTTTcatagcaaataaaaaacatgaaagtttCCCAATCAAATAAAATGCTAATGTCTGAAAAAAACTTGCCATACCCAACCCATATCTTGTACCGGTACTTGGGACATGTCTTTTCAAGACAAGTATGCCCCGGTAAAATCACGAGTCTAAGAAACAGAGGTGCATAACACTGTTCCTTGTGCATTTGATAGAACAAGTTGAGATAATAAGAGATGGTTTGATACGGTTtccattttctatttaaatatatatatatatatatatgaaaaaaggatatgaaaacttgtttgtttttgttttcctttcaaaaaagTGGTTTTCAAAACTTATGTTTAGACTATTAATCTATGATTTAGGACTTGAGATCAAGCTGGGATCAAGTCTAGTACGTTTCAGGGTCAGGCTGGTACTAGGTCCAAAAGTCGATGGCTGGACCAAGACCAGTTCTAGGGCACCCTAGGGTCCGGGTGGAACTCGGTTTGGAGCACCCGACGGTCAAACTAGGATCAAGTCCAGGGCCCCAAGAGTCGAGCTAGGACCAGATCTGGGATGCTTGAAAGTTAGGTCGAGGGATCGGATTCAGACACCCGAGGGTCGAGTTGGGATCAAGTACGGATTGTTTAGGCTACCATGAGCCAGAACGATGTTGAGTCTAGGACATCTAATGTTAAGACCAAGATGCTTGGAGTCAAGTGGAAACAAGGTTCAAGAGTTATGGGTCAATATCAATGTGATTGATCGAGTTAGGAAAGAGTGAGGGATAGGGTTGTACAATACAATTTTGGATAAGAATTAGTTTCACTAATTCCAGTATAGGATCGAGACTAGGtgcattttttgaaaaaagaaaaactgccctacaaaacaagtttattattttttaaacaaaaatatttgaaaaaaaaaacaaatagaaaacagAAGTGATATCAAAAGGCTCCTAAGGAAACTTATAATTTGTTATAAGATGGACTAGAACAGCACATAATGCTGTCCTTACGTTCAGTTGCTTTCTCAGCATTATCACCCATTTGATATTACTTCATTTGTAAAATGGAAAGATAATTAATTACATACCAATTTCCTATAGGCTATTTAAACCATCAATTCTAACAACGATAATCTGTACTAGTGGCTGCTGGCATGAAGTCCCAATGAACACCTTACAATATCACACGTTCACCAAAACTGTTATATGTATCACCAAAgcaagatttgtttttcatagtcAATTACCAATATATAGGCCCAACTCATTGCTGGTATAGAACTTTATTATAATCTCCTCCACTATTCGACCTGTAAGATAATAAAATCTAGCATATAATAGGATCATCTATGATTGAGCTCTCCAAATTTTACCATCTTAGTCGTAGCATCTAGTGAATAGTAGGTTGACTAAGCTGAATACCGTTTTCATGTCTTCTAGAACTGATTgtattaaaattgttaaatgaGAAATATGTATGATCTTTGACATCGATATTGtattaaaattctttatttCGTGTAAGAATACGCATTTTCAATCAAGGTCACTGTCAAACCAAATTAATTACCAATATTATACTATGCTCAGGCTTCTGAGACCATTAACATGAGATTTAATTGTGCACATCAGCCAtatgaaaattatcaagaatttGCACCACCAACTGAACTACTTTCAAAAACACTCTATagctaaaaaacacaaattattttCCCAAATGTGGGTGGGAGGGTGGGAGGGTGGGTGGGTGTGCacaaatgtgtgtgtgtgagagagagagagttttaaACTTCAAAGCATATATTACCGATTCCAACAATGACAGGGGAGCCTTTATTCTCCAACAAAGCCTGAAAAAATATGTAAAGTTGCACAAAATTACCAGACTGATTATACCGGTAAGCTTCTTAGACTTGAAGTATAATTTCCCCAAcacacattttaatttttttacttgttacCTGTATTGCTTGAACAGCAAGAAGCAATCCTCTATCCAAGTCATATGAATCAGGCAGAGGTGCAAGCTTCATGTTATCCCTGCAAGTGGAAGAATCTGTGGTTGCTTCATGAGAGACTTCTGAACAAGAAACATAATGATAACACTCCCAACAATATAGTCCATCACCAAGAACACTTAAAGAGCATCTGTAACAGTTCTTCCAGATAGAGGACACTTACCTATGACGGAACTCCCATGTGACGTATCAGATGATGTAAAATGCCATGTTTCTACCATAGGCTCCATTTTAGATTTCGTAGGAGACCGAGTCCATGGCTGAGATAAATCCTCAAGCCGATTAACAAGGTTTGGAGTGGTACGGATTGGCCTTGGGGCAACAATAGCCCTTTCTTGATTGCTTGTCGTAGAAGTATTAGGTAAAAGTGGTGGGGTATTAAGACGTGGTACACCTGCAAGTGGAATTAGCTAATTGTAGAAAGTTGTAACTTTTGATCTTTATCATACAAAGCAACCAAAATTCATAGACAGAGTATTGATCATTATCATGCTAATTCAAACCTTTTCTCTCAAGTATCAATTCAAGATATGACTTAGTGATCCAAGGTCCATTAACACCAATTCTCATTGCCTCTGCTCCAACAGTCTACATAAGAGAAGAATAGCCAAGATAAAATGTAAGCTTTGGCCAACAGTTCTCAAGTGCAAGTCCAAGGACCAATCTAATTCTGGTATTGAACCAAAAGTAGCACATAAGAGATAAGCTATTTGCTGCAAGAATGGAAAGCGCAGAAACTATCGTACATATCATatagattgaagaaaaaatgcaacaaaaagTGGATGATACTATTTAGTGGAAACTCAAGCTGGGTTATAGAATATGTCAATAGAGTAATGAGTGAAGATACAGCAGCCTGTTCAGTTACATGCCAATCATGTACACTACATAACAAAATAAGAAATCCCCATCATGATTATTAGGTAAATTCTACTAAAATCTGGCACATCAGAAGATTCATGAATTCACATCCCCCCTCCCAATGCAAAACACTCACAATGGAGAATTTTCCCTCATTCAATCTCCCTAAAGCAAACAGAAAAAACCCAATGCTTCATGCACTCATGTgctgaaaattatcaaaaatagTTATTTGCATAACCTTTTGTGGAAAAAAATCCCGGGACAAGATCATGTTTCATACCTATTTCTGGAACAATCCAAAGGCATTTGGAAAAATCACTAACTTAGCAGCATTGGAGCTCTCTTATTATTCATTGGGTTTTTACCttcactttctttttattacttgctGGTGGATATGTTACTTTTGTAGATTCTAatctttctaataaaaaatatttatcccaCAAAATATGCGCATGTGAATGTGATTGTGCGAGTGGATAGTGATGGTGATGAAGGTATAGAATATTTTATTCTACAAATTATCCAATGCCTTACTCAATTGCTCACCCAAATATAAGaacagaaaacaaataaatgatttataaaGCCTCCTTCATGTTATCTTAATAAGAAAGATGGATCCATACTTTCCTATCTGTTCCCCTCAGCACAATGAATGTCTCACTAAGAGTATCAATGGTCTCTAATGACATTGATAGATTGCCATTACTAACAGATGAAGATGCCCGTTTATAACTCACTACAACAGTGTACCCCAAAGCCAGCAACCCACCGAGTGTCATTCTTCCAACCTGTCAacattaaatgattaaataggTGAGTAAAACCACCAGAGCTTGAGAATTCTGAAATATTACAGTCTAATTTTTAAGAGAACTGAACATGCATTTCAAGTACTAACTAATGCTatcctataaaaacaaaaccctataAAACAAAGAGGAATCTACAGATTCCCAACAACATTATAACACATGCATTTGAGAACTCTAAGCTACCAGTTTCAATAATGATAGGGTAACAGCGTTGATTGGAAAGTAAGGAAGCCTATGTGTCTTGAACTTTAAGGACCATATACTCAGATACTATTGCCTAAATAGTATGGATCCTGTGCTGAAGCTTCCAGAAGACATCGAAATGTCCTTACAATCCATGGAATTTTTTCCTCTTATCTGTTTATTTTGAGTTATGTTCATTGATTGATGGATAAGATGCCTGAATACTGTACCCAGCCATTTGTAGTTTAGAGGAACAATGATTATTTCACACAGATGTTTCCACCTTCCCAAAGATCGCACAGTGTACCTAAGGTCCATGGATTCCCTTCTACTTTAGGATGATTGAAATTAGTCTTACAGCATTTTTAGAAAGTTGCAGAACTGTAGTTTAAGATTTATATTTAGGGAGAGAAACGAGCAATTAAATTCAGCACATTGCACTTGCATTCATTTCTATCTGAAAAGTAAAGCTGTAAATTTATTCCTCTACATTAGCCACAGGTGTTCATTTCTATCTAGAAAGTGATATTATAAATGTATTCCTCGATCATGTTTACAGTTACATGTGAAACACAATAGATTGCATCATAAACAACCAATCAAATACAGTTTTTATAGAACGACCTCTGCTTCTCCAGTCCAGGTTTAATCTAGAATTGCAGACTGGAAAGTCCCTTACCTCAAACTCAGCTTTTGGCCTGATAATAAAATGTTTGTCAACAATTCTCTGGTCCCCGAGTGACAAATAGTATTTGATACCAGACTGTCGCACCTTGATCCAATCATTTGTCCGTGCTTCTTCACTTGCTGAAGGAGGCCTAAGGTACATCTCAATAAAACTGCAACCACCATAGAGTTCCAATCAGAATTATTGGCAATACAAGCTCAGGAATAAACCACTTGGTTTTGCACTGATATTATGGTGAGAAACAGCAAGAGAAGTGAGAATCACTAACTTATCTGTATGTGCTGTTCCATGGAAGGCATAAGCAGAATGTCCACCTGGTGACTGTAGTGACAGTTTAGCATTTAAGTAACATTCAACAAAAGGGTGCAAGTGATGAATAATAAGTTACAGGCGAATAATGAACtgcaaatttaaaaagaaacggAGGGAAAAGTGAAGTCCATGAGAAATAACAAGAAGTGCAACAAAATGTAGTTCCAGACACCAGTCACTGTTAGGAAACAGCATTTTGTCATGGTCTTTGCATCATATGCAAATTTtctttgccattaaaaaaaaaattgaacattacaTAAAATCTTCAGCCTTCAATAGAATTTCACAATTATGTCATTCATACAGTGAGCATGAAGGACATGGTTGGTTCTTGACTATTTAACTTAGCAATGAACTATGGAAAGATGAGTATACCTCACTTCTGCATTTTAGCTTGTAGATTGCTTCTCTAAATGATGAGACAAAGCTGTTGTTTATTCTGATCTGCAGAGTAAAACCACGGGATAAAACGCAATTTCAAAAATTGTAGAAGGTAAGGAAAAGAACCCTGACCTGAGCATGGTGAAGGTCTGGTTCAATGTGTTTCCTAAACATTGGGAAGATGCTGTCAATAAGGTAATCCAACGAACAAGAATCCCCAATGTCGTATCGAACTTTAGAAAGAAGACTGAAGTGAACTCCGCCAACCTAATCCACCAACCACATTTAGAAATCATCATATTCGAAGCTTGACAAAAAATGATAGCTTCCAGCCTCTTATCCAAATTAAGATATAACTTCAGATTATAAGTTACCACAGCAACCCGAATATCCAGTAAAGAGCGCAGTCTTGCATGCAGAGCATATGTACCATCAACTATCagctaagaacaaaaaaaaagacagtaaAGAAATGAACACCACGGAAGAAAAGGATAATCATAGTAACAGTTGATTCTACTGGCCTACCACTCCAGATGATATGCTCTTTATTCCTTTGGAACGAATACGTCTCTTCTGTTGGTAATCAAACACTGGTATCAAAGTATCTTTTCCTTTCGTCAAATCCTATTTCCAACACAAACAACCATGTAAATATAGACGAAACCAACTTGATGCAGAATGCATTGGCATAAATTTAAGTGAAGTGATATACGGTtgcttattttataaagaaaatcttCTGACACGTGACCAGAATAGGTTTCTAAAGTATTACAGTTATGTATTTCGAAGAACTGGAAAACCAGTCAACTTTAAATTATAGACTGGTCAAATGCACAATCCAATCCGATCAAGTAGCAAAATAATTTGAGAAGGAAATGCAAACCTCGAGATTTTGTACTAATGCGTCGAAGTCAATTGAATCCAAATCACTCACGTCATCGACTCCAGTGCGATAATTCTCCATCGATATAACAACACAGCCAATTACAGACGCCACCTTCTCTGCTAAGCTTCACAGATCATCAGACAAACAAAGAAAGTATCAAAGAAATTGCgccagtaaaaaaataaaataaaagaattgtatAGTACGGAATACATACCTTGTTTTGCCTGAACCGCTAGGACCACCAATGCCAACAGTAACAAGACCTTCCTTTTTCTCTCTGAGCTCTTGAAGAGATTTTACCAGTAAATAATATCCGTGATCAAAAGACTGTATCAATccaatccaacaattaatattaatctgatttaaaaaaaaaattaagtaaataacGGAAAATTATAAGAGAAGAAAAGCATACCACATGGAGAGGGAGAGATTGGAggatggaggaggaggaggaggaggaaggagAGGAAGTAGAAGGTTGCTGCTGGAAGTAATCGCGACCTCCTTCGTGGAATAATCGCTGAACAACCTCGTCGTCCATTTGTCAACAAACGCACCaatcctctttctctctctcgaGCCAGAGGAATCTAGTGCTGTTGCTattaaagagaaagagaaagagaaagagaaagagaatcagttttattgttattgataTTATTGTAGTTGCTTTTTATTATTCTGGTGGTGCCTTTattttgcttgcttgcttgcctGTGTAAGCTCTCGCTTGTTCCTCTTGCCTTTCacgcttttctttctttctttctgttcgtttgcttttgtttttcttttttgtttttcttttttctcactgTTCTCtactttggttttattaattaatgtccACCTCGcgaatttttaaaacaaaaattgcagaaaacagtgttatttaaaaaaataatcctcgATGTTATGATTTGAACAAATTTTAACAATATATgtaaaaagtttcaaaattaaAGTAGAATTTTGACGAGGATTATTATGATAAAACATCtggattttatgaatttatatttgagatttgatatttaattttttatttataaataattctgaattgatttttaaatttgtgcCTATTATTTGAGCATTTGACAAATCtgtcaagtttttaaaaaaattactagatgATATAGTTTAAAGCAATATTAACGGAAATAGATTTTGAacccgaaaaaaaaaattcatcaatttaGTTATCAAATGAATAGGTCACCAATTGCAaatactatttatatatttgtttgaatTCTTTGAATGTGAAATTGGATTACTCTTTCTATTGAGtatttttaattctcttttcAATTGAACCCAAACAATCAGATATGGTTATGAAAAACAGAGATTGgatttaaaatatgtttatatactgcttttttttatatcatttattcGAGATCTTTCCTTGGCAAAATTATCTCTTTTTTACGCAAATTTATAGACATagattttatcttttgttttgctttcttcaTTCATCAGTTAAGAAAAGAGTGGGaaaataattcatattaaaaaccctaaaaaaaaaccctttgccTACTTGTCTAGGAAAAGTGATTTTgtataaattactttttaaatttttacatgttaatctatcattcaaaaaattattcaacaaaaaatatttttaaatcgaagtaaagtttgatttgtttttcaaaaaaaaaaattttatcttgaatgaaaaatactttttaaaaattataaaaaattcaaaaaaaacccttattatttattaattatatcaaatttaatttttaatatcgtgatttctatatatatcatgttttgaatttatttttttaattttatatattagaatttgatttaattttatttttatatcaactttgatcttttttcattgttatttatttttattttattattttcttgattaaaatgttttatttatcaaatatggTTAACGTATTTttgattgtatttattttatttaagatggtttataaaattatattttttattaattttatcatctttaacttttttatctattagttTTAGTctcaatattttgatttttatttattttattttaaataatttttaaaaaaaatatattttttaattttatcatattttagttttttatctgttaaattggtttttttctcttaataaacttattaaaaattatttttcaacttattttttattatataattaaatactgaaaaatattttacaatttattttttataacattatataatattataaaacaattcattttataaatatttattttatataaaaattattttttaaaataaaattatttttcaacaactAAACATAAAAATGGTTATAAACAGCAATCACATGAACACGCCGCAAGCCCATGGGTACGGGTCAGATGAAATGATGTGCGAATGGGAAAAAATTGACAGGCCTGAGACCTGCAAGGCACAGTACCGTGAAGGAATAATCGAGAGAGAAAAGAAGTCTGGCCCCATTTTTGAACACGAAGTGTtgtgttctttaaaaaaaaaaaatcaaatacatcaaactaaaaaatgataatttaacataattttaatggACACAGATAAAGGTGACTCTTgtgtataaatattatcaactcgaattaaaatctaattcaaataattta is a window of Populus nigra chromosome 10, ddPopNigr1.1, whole genome shotgun sequence DNA encoding:
- the LOC133704660 gene encoding uncharacterized protein LOC133704660 isoform X1; protein product: MDDEVVQRLFHEGGRDYFQQQPSTSSPSSSSSSSILQSLPLHVSFDHGYYLLVKSLQELREKKEGLVTVGIGGPSGSGKTSLAEKVASVIGCVVISMENYRTGVDDVSDLDSIDFDALVQNLEDLTKGKDTLIPVFDYQQKRRIRSKGIKSISSGVLIVDGTYALHARLRSLLDIRVAVVGGVHFSLLSKVRYDIGDSCSLDYLIDSIFPMFRKHIEPDLHHAQIRINNSFVSSFREAIYKLKCRSESPGGHSAYAFHGTAHTDNFIEMYLRPPSASEEARTNDWIKVRQSGIKYYLSLGDQRIVDKHFIIRPKAEFEVGRMTLGGLLALGYTVVVSYKRASSSVSNGNLSMSLETIDTLSETFIVLRGTDRKTVGAEAMRIGVNGPWITKSYLELILERKGVPRLNTPPLLPNTSTTSNQERAIVAPRPIRTTPNLVNRLEDLSQPWTRSPTKSKMEPMVETWHFTSSDTSHGSSVIEVSHEATTDSSTCRDNMKLAPLPDSYDLDRGLLLAVQAIQALLENKGSPVIVGIGGPSGSGKTSLAHKMANIVGCEVVSLENYFKSELVKDFKYDDFSSLDLSLLSKNIGDIRNGRRTKVPMFDLETGARSGFKELEVSEDCGVIIFEGVYALHPEIRISLDLWVAVVGGVHSHLISQVQRDKSRGGCFMSQNEIMMTVFPIFQQHIEPHLVHAHLKIRNDFDPVISPESSSFVLKSNKQVAYQDILKILDPVKLCSSVQNFIDIYLRLPGLPTNGQLADGDCIRVRICDGRFALLIREPLREGNFIIQPKVDFDISISTVAGLLNLGYQAVAYIEASAYIYQDGKILIEVDHLQDIPSPYIQIKGVNKEAVAAAGSTLKLDGSYTTKSYLQIILERLPAMERSYSGIHAQQAARLQELVEFIQSQGSSSASESSPSREAAPLEGIIEDMQFRIKRLERWQTINTVLWTFLMSALVGYSLYQRKHQ
- the LOC133704660 gene encoding uncharacterized protein LOC133704660 isoform X2, whose translation is MDDEVVQRLFHEGGRDYFQQQPSTSSPSSSSSSSILQSLPLHVSFDHGYYLLVKSLQELREKKEGLVTVGIGGPSGSGKTSLAEKVASVIGCVVISMENYRTGVDDVSDLDSIDFDALVQNLEDLTKGKDTLIPVFDYQQKRRIRSKGIKSISSGVLIVDGTYALHARLRSLLDIRVAVVGGVHFSLLSKVRYDIGDSCSLDYLIDSIFPMFRKHIEPDLHHAQIRINNSFVSSFREAIYKLKCRSESPGGHSAYAFHGTAHTDNFIEMYLRPPSASEEARTNDWIKVRQSGIKYYLSLGDQRIVDKHFIIRPKAEFEVGRMTLGGLLALGYTVVVSYKRASSSVSNGNLSMSLETIDTLSETFIVLRGTDRKTVGAEAMRIGVNGPWITKSYLELILERKGVPRLNTPPLLPNTSTTSNQERAIVAPRPIRTTPNLVNRLEDLSQPWTRSPTKSKMEPMVETWHFTSSDTSHGSSVIDSSTCRDNMKLAPLPDSYDLDRGLLLAVQAIQALLENKGSPVIVGIGGPSGSGKTSLAHKMANIVGCEVVSLENYFKSELVKDFKYDDFSSLDLSLLSKNIGDIRNGRRTKVPMFDLETGARSGFKELEVSEDCGVIIFEGVYALHPEIRISLDLWVAVVGGVHSHLISQVQRDKSRGGCFMSQNEIMMTVFPIFQQHIEPHLVHAHLKIRNDFDPVISPESSSFVLKSNKQVAYQDILKILDPVKLCSSVQNFIDIYLRLPGLPTNGQLADGDCIRVRICDGRFALLIREPLREGNFIIQPKVDFDISISTVAGLLNLGYQAVAYIEASAYIYQDGKILIEVDHLQDIPSPYIQIKGVNKEAVAAAGSTLKLDGSYTTKSYLQIILERLPAMERSYSGIHAQQAARLQELVEFIQSQGSSSASESSPSREAAPLEGIIEDMQFRIKRLERWQTINTVLWTFLMSALVGYSLYQRKHQ
- the LOC133704660 gene encoding inorganic pyrophosphatase TTM2-like isoform X4, whose translation is MENYRTGVDDVSDLDSIDFDALVQNLEDLTKGKDTLIPVFDYQQKRRIRSKGIKSISSGVLIVDGTYALHARLRSLLDIRVAVVGGVHFSLLSKVRYDIGDSCSLDYLIDSIFPMFRKHIEPDLHHAQIRINNSFVSSFREAIYKLKCRSESPGGHSAYAFHGTAHTDNFIEMYLRPPSASEEARTNDWIKVRQSGIKYYLSLGDQRIVDKHFIIRPKAEFEVGRMTLGGLLALGYTVVVSYKRASSSVSNGNLSMSLETIDTLSETFIVLRGTDRKTVGAEAMRIGVNGPWITKSYLELILERKGVPRLNTPPLLPNTSTTSNQERAIVAPRPIRTTPNLVNRLEDLSQPWTRSPTKSKMEPMVETWHFTSSDTSHGSSVIEVSHEATTDSSTCRDNMKLAPLPDSYDLDRGLLLAVQAIQALLENKGSPVIVGIGGPSGSGKTSLAHKMANIVGCEVVSLENYFKSELVKDFKYDDFSSLDLSLLSKNIGDIRNGRRTKVPMFDLETGARSGFKELEVSEDCGVIIFEGVYALHPEIRISLDLWVAVVGGVHSHLISQVQRDKSRGGCFMSQNEIMMTVFPIFQQHIEPHLVHAHLKIRNDFDPVISPESSSFVLKSNKQVAYQDILKILDPVKLCSSVQNFIDIYLRLPGLPTNGQLADGDCIRVRICDGRFALLIREPLREGNFIIQPKVDFDISISTVAGLLNLGYQAVAYIEASAYIYQDGKILIEVDHLQDIPSPYIQIKGVNKEAVAAAGSTLKLDGSYTTKSYLQIILERLPAMERSYSGIHAQQAARLQELVEFIQSQGSSSASESSPSREAAPLEGIIEDMQFRIKRLERWQTINTVLWTFLMSALVGYSLYQRKHQ
- the LOC133704660 gene encoding uncharacterized protein LOC133704660 isoform X5, with protein sequence MVHMLCMQDCALYWIFGLLWLAEFTSVFFLKFDTTLGILVRWITLLTASSQCLGNTLNQTFTMLRINNSFVSSFREAIYKLKCRSESPGGHSAYAFHGTAHTDNFIEMYLRPPSASEEARTNDWIKVRQSGIKYYLSLGDQRIVDKHFIIRPKAEFEVGRMTLGGLLALGYTVVVSYKRASSSVSNGNLSMSLETIDTLSETFIVLRGTDRKTVGAEAMRIGVNGPWITKSYLELILERKGVPRLNTPPLLPNTSTTSNQERAIVAPRPIRTTPNLVNRLEDLSQPWTRSPTKSKMEPMVETWHFTSSDTSHGSSVIEVSHEATTDSSTCRDNMKLAPLPDSYDLDRGLLLAVQAIQALLENKGSPVIVGIGGPSGSGKTSLAHKMANIVGCEVVSLENYFKSELVKDFKYDDFSSLDLSLLSKNIGDIRNGRRTKVPMFDLETGARSGFKELEVSEDCGVIIFEGVYALHPEIRISLDLWVAVVGGVHSHLISQVQRDKSRGGCFMSQNEIMMTVFPIFQQHIEPHLVHAHLKIRNDFDPVISPESSSFVLKSNKQVAYQDILKILDPVKLCSSVQNFIDIYLRLPGLPTNGQLADGDCIRVRICDGRFALLIREPLREGNFIIQPKVDFDISISTVAGLLNLGYQAVAYIEASAYIYQDGKILIEVDHLQDIPSPYIQIKGVNKEAVAAAGSTLKLDGSYTTKSYLQIILERLPAMERSYSGIHAQQAARLQELVEFIQSQGSSSASESSPSREAAPLEGIIEDMQFRIKRLERWQTINTVLWTFLMSALVGYSLYQRKHQ